The genomic interval CGCTGTTTCGCCGGGTGACCCTTATCGGCTACCAGGACACCCTGCTGATGGACGCCGGCCGCCAGCTTTTTGAAGACTGCACCATCAAAGGCAACGTCGACTTTATCTTCGGCAAGGGCCAGGGAGTATTTCGCCGCTGCGACATCGTTTCGCGCAACCGCCCCGGCGCCAAGGTCACCGGCTATATCACCGCCCCCAGCACCGATATCAGCCAGCCTTACGGCATGCTCTTTGTGGACAACCGTTTCATAAAGGAAAAAGGGGTGCCCAAGGGCTCGGTACGCCTGGGCCGCCCCTGGCACCCCAGCGGTGACCCCAGGGCCGAAGGCTCGGCAGTCTTTATCAACAACTTTATGGATGACCATTTCGGCCCACAAGGCTATGCGGACATAGGGGTGACGCTGCCAAGCGGCCAACCGGCCCGCTTCCAGTGGCAGCCCTGGTCGCGGTTTTTCGAGTACGGCAACACAGGCCCTGGTGCCATCAAAGATTCCAACCGGCCCCAGCTGTTGCCGGCCGCCCTGCCCTGGTACAGCGCCGACGCGGTGCTGGCCGGTTGGCAGCCGGGCCCCTAAAAGGCCCCCAGGGCGTTGAGGTACATTTCCAGGTTGCTGTACTGGGCCGATAGCTGGTGGCCATTAGGGTCACTGACCCCGTGGCGCCGCTCCCAGTCGTCGGCCATGCCGTTGTGGTTGGCATCGACAACCGGTGGTTGCTTGAATTCGCGCCCGTAGGCGGCCCAGCTGCCGATGGCCTGTAGCTCGCTGTCAATCAGCTGGCCCTGGCCGCTTTTCACCTCGGTGAGCACCGCACTGTCAACGCTGTCGCGAAAAAGGCCATGGGCGTTGCGGTTGGCCCCCACCTCCCCTTTTTGCACCAGCAGCTGATAGCTTTCGGCGGCGCTTTGGCTGGCCAGCATCAACGCCATAGCGGGGTAGCGAAAGGCCTTGGTTTTTAAGTGCTTGGCAGCCAGCTTGGCCATGTCCTCGTCGTTGAGCCTTGGCCAGGCGGTAAGGCTAGCGGACGCCTTACCGGCCATCAGGTTACCACTTAAGAAAAGGTCCCCGGCCTTATCGGCGCCCCACAGCTCGAAGATGGCGCGGTGTTGGCTGGCCGGCCCCGGCAGGTAGCTGTTGCCAATGATATTGACCTTGCCCTGCTCGTTGCCGTAGCTGCCGTGCTCGCCCCAGTTGAAGATGACGTTATTGCGAAAATCCACCAGCTCTTCGCCCTGGGGATAATTTGGCCCCAGGCGCCAGCCGTTAAAACGGGGCAAGCGGCTTTGATGGTTGGCCAGTAGATTGTGGTGAAAGCTGGCCCCCCGGCCACCCCAGATACCGCCATAGCCGTGCTCGCCCTTGATATGGCCGGCGTGGTCCAGGCTCTGGGCAATCAGGCTGTATTGCAGGGTAAAGCGATTGTTGTTGTAAAAGCTGGCGGTCTCGTCGATGGACCAACTCATGGAGCAGTGGTCGATGATGATGTCGCTGTGCTGGCGGCCGTTGATGGCGTCCCAGTCGTCAGCAACGCGCCCTAAGCGAAAGCGAAGATAACGGATGATCACCTGGTCGGCTTCCACCCGGGTTTCGGCGCCTTTAAGGACGATGCCCCCCGGCGAGCTTTGCCCGGCCAGGGTCAGCTGGCCTTGGCTGATGACAAGCGGCTTTTTAAGGTCAATAACCCCGGAGACGCTAAACACCACGATGCGCGGCCCGGCTTGTTCGATGGCCCAGCGCAGGGTGCCGGGGCTGGCATCGTCTTTTAACGAATCCACAATCAGCACCTGGCCGCCACGGCCCCCTACCGTGTAGCGGCCAAGGCCATCTGCGCCGGGAAAGGCCAGCACCTGGGCCAGCAACAATGCGCTCAGGCCCATTGGCTTTGCTCGATAATGGCGCCTCGGTAGCCTATCACCCGCCTTGCAAGGGCCGCCCCCAGCTTGGCCGCCTCCAGGGGGCTTTGGCCGTCCAGGCGCGCCGCCAGGTAGCCGCCGTTAAAGGAATCGCCGGCGGCGGTGGTGTCCACCACCTGCTCGGCCGGGGTCACGGCAAGGTACTGACCGTTCACAAAAAGCCGCTCCGGCCCCTGCTTTATCACCAGCTCCTTGACCCCAAGGCCGGTTAAAAAATCTGCCGCCTGCTCCGGGCTTTGCTGGCCCCACAGCAGCTGATGTTCTTCGAGCCCCGGCAAGGCGATATCAGCGCAGCCATAGGCCTGCGCCAGCCAATGGGCCGCCTCTTCCTTGCCCCAGAGCTTGGCCCTGTAGTTGGGGTCAAACACCAAGGTGGCGCCTTGGGCGCGCAGCGCCTTTAAGCGCCCCAGCAGCAGCGCCCGGTGCTCGGCGCTTAAAATGGCCAGGCTAATGCCGGAGAACAGCAGCAGATCGGTACCACTAAAGGCGGCGCCGTTATCCTCTTCGATGCAGCGCACCAGTTGCCGGGCGGCGGCTTGGCTGCGCCAGTACAAAAAATTGCGCTCGCCGTTCTCGTCCACCTCAATCAAATAAAGCCCAGGCATGGCTCCTGCCAACTGATAGCAGTGGCGGTTGTCGAGGCCTTCGGCGCGAAAACGCGCCAGCATCGCCTCGCTCATGGCATCGTCGCCAACGGCGGTGAGCAGCCCCACCTGGGCCGGGGTTTTCAGGCTGCGCTTTAAGTAAACGGCGGTGTTGTAGACATCGCCGGCAAAGCCCTGGCGATAGAGGCCGCCCTCGGCGGCGGCCATCTCCACCATGCATTCCCCCAGCATCAGCAGTTTTTTCATAGGCCCGGCACCTGGCTTTTGGCGGCGGCGCGCTGGCTGATACCCTGCCAGTTACCCTCGGCCACCAGTTTATTGGGGGCTATCCAGCTGCCGCCCACGGCAAAGACGTTACCCAACGCCAGGTAGCTGGCGAGGTTGTTCTCCGCTACGCCGCCGGTGGGGCAAAAAGTCACGCCCGGGAAAATGCTGCTAATGGCCTTTAATAGCGCCACCCCGCCGCTGAGCTCAGCCGGAAAGAGTTTCAGTTGCTGGCAACCGGCCTCGACCATGCGGCCTATGTCAGAGAGGCTCGATACCCCAGGGGCAAAGGGCAGCCCGGTGTCCATCAGCGCCGCCAGCAGTGTGTCGGTGGTGGTGGGGGTAACGATAAACTGGGCGCCGGCTTCTCGCACCGCCCGGGCCTGCTCGCCGCTCAGCACAGTGCCGGCCCCTACCCGCACCTCTGGCACTTCACTTCGGATAGCCTTGATGCAGTCCAGCGCCTGGGCGTTTCGCAGCACCACTTCCACCTGGCCAATGCCGCCTTGGTGAATGGCACGGGCAGCGGCCACGGCCGCCGCTGCAGAGTCGGCCTGGATAATGGGGACAAGGCGGCTTTGGTCCAACAGATCAGTCAATAAGGTCATGAAGGCGTTCTCGTACGCTGTTAAGGGTGATGCCGTCCAGGCGTTGGTAGGCCGCCTTGAGGGCAGCGGCAAAGACGGGGTTGGCGCCCAAGTCGCCAAAGACCTCGTCGAGCGCCAAGAAGGCATCCGGCCCCCGGCAGGCCAGTAGCTTGGCGGCCAGCGGGTCGGTAAGGGCATCGCCGCTTTGGGCCTTGGCTTCGATAAAGCGCAGCCAGGCGGCAACGGCCACGCAGAGCCGGTCGATGGAGTGGCCTACCTTGAGGTTGTCCCGCACCGTGCCCAACAACCGAAACGGCAGCTTTTGCGAGCCGTCCCAGGCGATTTGCGCCAGCAGATGGCGAATGTAGGGGTTGCGATAGCGAGCGAGGATGGCCTCGGCGTAAGCGGCCAAGTCCATGTCGTCCGGGGCGGTCAGGGACGGCACTATCTCCTTGGCTACCAAGGCGTCGATAAAGTCCGACAGCACCGGCTGGCTGATGGCTTCCAGTACGGTTTGAAGCCCCAGCAGGCTGCCGAGATAAGCCAAGGTGGAATGGGTGCCGTTTAACAGCCGCAATTTCGCCTGTTCATAAAGGGCCACGTCTTGGGTGAAAGTCACTCCAACGGAATCGAGGGCCGGTTTAGGGCCGGAGAAGTGGTCTTCAATCACCCACTGGCTAAAGGCTTCGCGCTTGATGGGCCAGGCGTCTGTCACCCCCAGAGTCTGGGCGACGGTAGCTTCAAGGTCGGCTTCCGAGGCCGGGGTGATGGAGTCCACCATGGAGCAGGGAAAGGCCACCTTGGCCGCTATCCAATCCCCAAGTGCCGGGTCGAGGCGCCCGGCCAGGGCCAGCACCGCCCCTTTGAGCTTGTGGCCGTTGTCCACCAGGTTGTCGCAGCTCAGCACAGTGAGGTTTTCAAGGCCGGCCTGGCGGCGGCGCTGCAACGCAGCCACCAAGAGGCCAATGGCCGACACCGGCGCGCTGATATCGGCCAGATCGGCGGCAATATCCGGGTGCTGCCAATCGAGTTTGCCGTCTTTAAGGCAATAGCCCTTCTCGGTAACGGTCAGGCTGATGAGATAAGTCTCGGGGCTCGCCATCCGCGCCAAGATGGCGGCCATGTCGGTTGGCGCCACCAGCAGCTCGGTAAAGGCGCCGATAACCCGCATGCCGCTGGTTAAATCCTGCACCGCCAGGGTGTAGAGGTTGTCCTGGGGGCCAAGTTTTTCTTTAAGGGCTGGCGAGCGCAGCGACACCCCGCAAATGCCCCAGCGCGGGTCTGTGGCCAGCAGGCTGTCGATATACACCGCCTGGTGGGCCCGGTGAAAAGCGCCAGGGCCTATGTGCACTATGCCGGTTTTCACCTCGCCCCGCTGGTAGCGGGGCTTTTGCACGGCGCCTGGGATTGCGGCCAGGGCGCTACTGGTCAGTCTTTGCATAGCGTCCTCCCCGCTCAGAGCTTGTAGGCCTTTTTGGCCAGGTCATAGGTCAGGGCCCGGGCCAGTTCGAAACCTTCGTCTTCCCCCAGGCGGTGCTCGCTGATAAGCCCAGCCAGGAAGCGGCAATCGATGCGGCGGGCCACGTCGTGGCGGGCCGGAATAGACAAGAAGGCGCGGGTGTCGTCGTTAAAGCCGACGGTGTTGTAGAAACCGGCGGTTTCGGTGACCTGGTGGCGAAAACGCAGCATGCCTTCGGGGCTGTCGTGGAACCACCAGGCCGGGCCCAGTTTCAGGCAGGGGTAGTGGCCCGCCAGGGGCGCCAGCTCACGGGCGTAGCTGGTTTCATCCAGGGTAAAGAGGATGATGCTAAGGCGCGGGTCGTTACCGTATTTGTCCAACAGCGGTTTGAGGGCTTTGACGTATTCGGTAGGCGACGGAATGTCGGCCCCTTTGTCGCGGCCAAAACCTTCAAAGATACGAGGGTTGTGGTTACGAAAGGCGCCGGGGTGAATTTGCATCACCATGCCGTCTTCGATGCTCATCCCCGCCAGCTCGGTGAGCATCTGGGCCCGAAAGAGCTCCTGCTGGGCGCTGCCTGCCTTACCGCTGATACACAGCTCAAAGAGGGTACGGCATTCGGCGTGGGAGAGATTAGCGGTGGCCGCCGTGGGGTGGCCGTGGTCGGTGGCGGTGGCGCCGTGGTCTCGGAAAAAGGCGCGGCGCTGGCGAAGGGCGGCCAGATACCCGTCCCAGCTATGGGTGTCTTCGCCGGTCAGCTCGCCCAGTTTTTTGATGTTATCGGCAAAGTCTTCCCGGGAAGCGTCTACCACGTCGTCGGGCCTGAAGGTGGTGATCACCCGTTTTTCCATGGCGCCGCCTTTCATGGCGCCGTGGTATTTGAGGTCGTCCAGGGCCCCTTCGGTGGTGGCGATGCACTCGATGTTAAAGCGGTCCATCAGCGCCTGGGGCTTGAAGGCGTCAGTAGCCAGCTTTTCGGTGATGGCGTGGTAGTACTGCTCGGCGGTGTCGGGGGCCAGGGCCACCGTCATGCCGAACACTTCGCTAAACACGGTATCAAGCCAGATGCGCGACGGGGTGCCGCGAAAAAGATGATAGTTACCGGCAAAGAGCCGCCAGATGGCGATGGGGTCGGTTTCCACGGCGGCGCCGTCGCGGCGGGGAATGCCCAGGCGCTCAAGGCTGATGCCCTGGCTGTAGAGCATGCGAAACACGTAGTGGTCCGGGCGGATAAAAAGCTCGCTGGCGTTACCAAAAGACGGGTTCTCGGCGAACCAGCGTGGATCGGTATGGCCGTGGGGGCTCAGTATGGGCAGATCCTTGATGCTGTCGTAGAGGCGCCGGGCGATGGCGCGCACTGTCGGGTCGGCCGGAAAGAGGCGGTCCGGGTGCAGGTTCAGTGGCTGTGGCATTGCAAGTCTCCTCCCGTCAAAGGGTCACGCCGCGTTTCCAGATGGCAATTTCGCGGCTGTGGTTACGTTCGTTACAGGTCAATTCGCCCGAGGCTATGGCCAGCAGGCGCTCAAAAAAGGCTTGGCTTAAATCGTCCATGGCGACCCCGTCCAGCAGTTCACCGGCATTGAAATCAATCCAGTTGCCTTTGCGCTGGTAGAGATCGCTATTGGAGCTGATTTTTACCGTCGGTACCGGGAAGCCGAGCGGCGTGCCCCTACCGGTGGTAAAGAGGATCAAGGTGGCGCCGCTGGCAGCAAGGGCGGTGGAAGACACAGCGTCGTTACCCGGCGCTTGCAATAGTGCCAATCCCCGGCCATGGACAGGCTCGCCATAGGCCAGCACCTCCTGGACCTGAGCCTGGCCGCCCTTTTGGATGGCGCCTAAGGACTTTTCTTCCAAGGTGGTCAGGCCGCCGGCCTTGTTGCCCGGTGAGGGGTTTTCGAACACCGGCTGCTTGTGGTCGATAAAGTACTGCTTAAAATCCTGCACCAATTTCACCACCGCCTCGAAGGTGGCGCTGTCTTTGGCGCGGTTCATCAGCACCTGCTCAGCGCCGAACATCTCCGGGGTTTCGGTTAAAAGCACGGTGCCGCCAAGGGCGGTGAAGCGGTCGGTCATGCGCCCCACCAAAGGGTTGGCGGTGATGCCGGAAAAGCCGTCAGAG from Gallaecimonas xiamenensis 3-C-1 carries:
- a CDS encoding pectinesterase family protein, with product MRAMMIWLVLFCGSALAEPYQAVVGPGGDYPSIGAALAAVPKDNGKPFTIFIQDGVYQEKLSVDKPHVRLLGQSQGGTIIRFGDSAEAKGADGKAVGTWGSYVLRVTAPDFSAQNLTIDNSFDFPANAAKSDTDPTKVRHTQAVALATTGQSDRALFRRVTLIGYQDTLLMDAGRQLFEDCTIKGNVDFIFGKGQGVFRRCDIVSRNRPGAKVTGYITAPSTDISQPYGMLFVDNRFIKEKGVPKGSVRLGRPWHPSGDPRAEGSAVFINNFMDDHFGPQGYADIGVTLPSGQPARFQWQPWSRFFEYGNTGPGAIKDSNRPQLLPAALPWYSADAVLAGWQPGP
- a CDS encoding pectate lyase family protein → MGLSALLLAQVLAFPGADGLGRYTVGGRGGQVLIVDSLKDDASPGTLRWAIEQAGPRIVVFSVSGVIDLKKPLVISQGQLTLAGQSSPGGIVLKGAETRVEADQVIIRYLRFRLGRVADDWDAINGRQHSDIIIDHCSMSWSIDETASFYNNNRFTLQYSLIAQSLDHAGHIKGEHGYGGIWGGRGASFHHNLLANHQSRLPRFNGWRLGPNYPQGEELVDFRNNVIFNWGEHGSYGNEQGKVNIIGNSYLPGPASQHRAIFELWGADKAGDLFLSGNLMAGKASASLTAWPRLNDEDMAKLAAKHLKTKAFRYPAMALMLASQSAAESYQLLVQKGEVGANRNAHGLFRDSVDSAVLTEVKSGQGQLIDSELQAIGSWAAYGREFKQPPVVDANHNGMADDWERRHGVSDPNGHQLSAQYSNLEMYLNALGAF
- a CDS encoding sugar kinase, with product MKKLLMLGECMVEMAAAEGGLYRQGFAGDVYNTAVYLKRSLKTPAQVGLLTAVGDDAMSEAMLARFRAEGLDNRHCYQLAGAMPGLYLIEVDENGERNFLYWRSQAAARQLVRCIEEDNGAAFSGTDLLLFSGISLAILSAEHRALLLGRLKALRAQGATLVFDPNYRAKLWGKEEAAHWLAQAYGCADIALPGLEEHQLLWGQQSPEQAADFLTGLGVKELVIKQGPERLFVNGQYLAVTPAEQVVDTTAAGDSFNGGYLAARLDGQSPLEAAKLGAALARRVIGYRGAIIEQSQWA
- the eda gene encoding bifunctional 4-hydroxy-2-oxoglutarate aldolase/2-dehydro-3-deoxy-phosphogluconate aldolase, which produces MTLLTDLLDQSRLVPIIQADSAAAAVAAARAIHQGGIGQVEVVLRNAQALDCIKAIRSEVPEVRVGAGTVLSGEQARAVREAGAQFIVTPTTTDTLLAALMDTGLPFAPGVSSLSDIGRMVEAGCQQLKLFPAELSGGVALLKAISSIFPGVTFCPTGGVAENNLASYLALGNVFAVGGSWIAPNKLVAEGNWQGISQRAAAKSQVPGL
- a CDS encoding mannitol dehydrogenase family protein; the encoded protein is MQRLTSSALAAIPGAVQKPRYQRGEVKTGIVHIGPGAFHRAHQAVYIDSLLATDPRWGICGVSLRSPALKEKLGPQDNLYTLAVQDLTSGMRVIGAFTELLVAPTDMAAILARMASPETYLISLTVTEKGYCLKDGKLDWQHPDIAADLADISAPVSAIGLLVAALQRRRQAGLENLTVLSCDNLVDNGHKLKGAVLALAGRLDPALGDWIAAKVAFPCSMVDSITPASEADLEATVAQTLGVTDAWPIKREAFSQWVIEDHFSGPKPALDSVGVTFTQDVALYEQAKLRLLNGTHSTLAYLGSLLGLQTVLEAISQPVLSDFIDALVAKEIVPSLTAPDDMDLAAYAEAILARYRNPYIRHLLAQIAWDGSQKLPFRLLGTVRDNLKVGHSIDRLCVAVAAWLRFIEAKAQSGDALTDPLAAKLLACRGPDAFLALDEVFGDLGANPVFAAALKAAYQRLDGITLNSVRERLHDLID
- the uxaC gene encoding glucuronate isomerase, with amino-acid sequence MPQPLNLHPDRLFPADPTVRAIARRLYDSIKDLPILSPHGHTDPRWFAENPSFGNASELFIRPDHYVFRMLYSQGISLERLGIPRRDGAAVETDPIAIWRLFAGNYHLFRGTPSRIWLDTVFSEVFGMTVALAPDTAEQYYHAITEKLATDAFKPQALMDRFNIECIATTEGALDDLKYHGAMKGGAMEKRVITTFRPDDVVDASREDFADNIKKLGELTGEDTHSWDGYLAALRQRRAFFRDHGATATDHGHPTAATANLSHAECRTLFELCISGKAGSAQQELFRAQMLTELAGMSIEDGMVMQIHPGAFRNHNPRIFEGFGRDKGADIPSPTEYVKALKPLLDKYGNDPRLSIILFTLDETSYARELAPLAGHYPCLKLGPAWWFHDSPEGMLRFRHQVTETAGFYNTVGFNDDTRAFLSIPARHDVARRIDCRFLAGLISEHRLGEDEGFELARALTYDLAKKAYKL